The window GCTCAATCAGCGCCTCCAGGAGCAGACCGAGCGCCATGAGGGCGGCAATAAGTGGATTGGCACGGGCGGGACGAGCCCGTTCGGCCATTCGGGCTATAACCCAGCCGGCGTGCGCATCGGGGGCACGAGCCAGCAGAAAAAGGCCGCCAAGGTGTGGGAGGCGCGCCGCTACAAGGACTACGATTCCGACCGGGAGCTGGGCACCCGCAATCTGAAACTCGCTCTGCGGCGCCTGCGCAAATTTGCGCGCGAGGGCGCGGCCGAGGAGCTGGACCTTTCCGGCACGATCAACGCGACCGCCAAGCAGGGCTGGCTGGATGTGAAGATGCGCCCGGAGCGGCGTAACGCCATCAAGGTGCTGGTGTTTTTCGATGTGGGCGGGTCGATGGACCCCTATATCCAGCTGACCGAGCGGCTCTTCTCGGCGGCGAAATCCGTCTTCAAATCGCTCGATTATTTCTACTTCCACAACTGCATCTATGAGGGTGTGTGGAAGTCGAACCTGCGCCGCCAGTCCGAGACGATGGCGCTCTTTGATGTGCTGCACAAATACCCGCACGATTACAAGGTGGTGATCGTGGGCGATGCCTCGATGGCGCCCTACGAGATCACCCATCCGGGCGGCTCGGTGGAGCACTGGAATGGCGAGGCCGGCGCGGTCTGGCTCAAACGCCTGGTCGACACCTACCCCCACCTGATCTGGCTCAACCCGCAGCCCGACAAATGGTGGCCGCACACCTATTCCATCGAGCTGATCCGCCAGATCATCGGCCCGCAACGCATGTTCCCCCTCACGCTTGAAGGGCTTGATGGCGCGATGAAGGAACTGGCGAGAAGGTAGGGATGGTGGGGTTTCTCCCCCCGTTTACGGGGGGAGTGGCCTGAAAGGCCGAGGGGGGGATTCTTACAATGCTCCCCCCTCCGTCAGCTACGCTGACACCTCCCCCGCAAGCAGGGGAGGAAAGAGGCCGGCTCGGGGGCGGGGTCCCCGGCGCGCAGCGCCGCAAGCGCGAACGCGCGCCCGCGACTTTTCGCGGAACATCGCAGCCCGGATGGGCTGCGGAACTAAAAAGCCCCCTACCCCGCCATCGCATGATCACCCGCATGGGGCAGGGACAGCGCGCTTTCCACGCGGCGCACCCAGCCCTGCACGGCGGGAAAGTCTGCAAGGTCAAACCCGCCCTCATGCGCGACGCGGGTGTAGGCGACCAGCGCAATGTCAGCCAGGGTCAGCTGCTCAGCGACGAAATACTCGCGCGCCAGCAGGCGCATCTCCATCACGCCGAGCGCGCGGCGCCCCTTGCTGAGAAGGTCCGGGTCGAGATCGCTGGCGCGGCGGGCATGGAATCTGAGCTGGCTGCGGCGCACGGCGATATAGGGCTCGTGCGAGTATTGTTCCCAGAACAGCCATTCCATCATCTTGGCCCGGTCGAACGGGTCTTGCGGGATCAGGTCCGAGCCTTCGGCCATGTAGGTGAGGATCGCATTGGACTGGGCGAGCGTGCGGCCATCGCTGCGCTCCAGCAGCGGCACCTGGCCCGCCGGGTTCAGCGCGAGAAACTCATCGGTGCGGCTGGCGCCCTTGAAGATGTCGATCTCGATCCATTCAATATCCAGCCCCAGATGGCGCGCCGTCCACAGCGTCTTCAGGCA is drawn from Glycocaulis alkaliphilus and contains these coding sequences:
- a CDS encoding vWA domain-containing protein, giving the protein MFHRFFTELRAAKVPVSTREYLTLLEALEKGAVSPAIDDFYAVSRAALVKDERNFDKFDQVFGHVFKGVELLGEMFNEAEIPQDWLRNEMRRHLTEEEMAELEAMDFDELMDTLNQRLQEQTERHEGGNKWIGTGGTSPFGHSGYNPAGVRIGGTSQQKKAAKVWEARRYKDYDSDRELGTRNLKLALRRLRKFAREGAAEELDLSGTINATAKQGWLDVKMRPERRNAIKVLVFFDVGGSMDPYIQLTERLFSAAKSVFKSLDYFYFHNCIYEGVWKSNLRRQSETMALFDVLHKYPHDYKVVIVGDASMAPYEITHPGGSVEHWNGEAGAVWLKRLVDTYPHLIWLNPQPDKWWPHTYSIELIRQIIGPQRMFPLTLEGLDGAMKELARR
- a CDS encoding glutathione S-transferase family protein: MDAFRLYGHKESGNCLKTLWTARHLGLDIEWIEIDIFKGASRTDEFLALNPAGQVPLLERSDGRTLAQSNAILTYMAEGSDLIPQDPFDRAKMMEWLFWEQYSHEPYIAVRRSQLRFHARRASDLDPDLLSKGRRALGVMEMRLLAREYFVAEQLTLADIALVAYTRVAHEGGFDLADFPAVQGWVRRVESALSLPHAGDHAMAG